Part of the Equus caballus isolate H_3958 breed thoroughbred chromosome 5, TB-T2T, whole genome shotgun sequence genome is shown below.
ATTTTTcaagttaattattttttattaaactttttttttttagaacagttttaggttcatagcaaaattgaagggaaggtacagagatttcccatatacccactGCCCCTACACGTGCATAGCCTCCCCTGTTAACAACACCCCCCACCAGAGaggtacatttgttacatttgAGGAACCTACATTGCTGCATCATCattcaaagtccatagtttacattacggTTTACTCTTGGTGGTATTCATtctataggtttggacaaatgtataatggcatgtatcCATTATTATggcatcatacagaatattttcattgccctaaaaattctctgttctCTGTCATTCATCTCTCCTCTTCCAATCACCTCCTAAACAATCCCTGGCAActattgatctttttactgtctccatagttttgcctttgccatatgtgtcttttgtaaatattttttcccagtctatggcttgttttATCAGTCTCTTAACAtcgtctttcacagagcagaagtttttaatttaatgaagcccagcttatcaattatttctttcatgaattacgcctttggtgttatatctaaaaaatcatctaggttttctcctatgttatattttaggagttttataatttttcattttacatttaggtctatgatctgttttgagtttatttttatgaaggGCATAAGTTCTATGTCtagtttcatttttctgatgcaaatgtccagtttttctggcatcatttgttgaaaagactatctttgttcCATTGTATTCTGTTCTACTGATCTGTGGTCTACTCTTTTGCCAATACCAAACTGTCTTGATTATGtgactttatagtaagtcttgaagtcgggTAGTGACAGTCCTactactttgttcttcttcttttgtaTTGTGTTGGCTGTTCTTGGTCTTTGcctcttcatataaactttagactCTGTTTGTTGAGACTcataaaataatttgctgggattttgattggaattgtgcTGAGTCTAGGTCAAGCtgaggagaactgacatcttgaaaatattgtcttcctatctatgaacatggaatatctctccatttatttagtccttctttgattttgttcttcagcgttttatagttttcctcatatagaccttacagatattttgttagatttatacctaagtatttcatttttgggagtgccattgtaaatggtattgtatttttaatttcaagtgccacttattcattgctggtatataagaaagcaattgaTTCTTGCATATCAACCTTGTATCCTGCATCTTGCTATAATTCCTTGTTAGTGCCAGGAGgcttttttgttgattctttcagatcttctgcatagatgatcatgtcatctgtgaacaaccacactttatttcttccttcccagtctATATAcctttaatttacttttcttgtctTATGTTAGTTGAAACTTCTAGTAtcatgttgaaaaggagtggtgacaggggacatctttgccttgtacCTGATTTAGAGGGAAAGATTTGAGTTTCTCACCAACTTCATTTTGTATCCTTCCATCTTTTTAATAGTGCTTTCTAccatttagaatttaatttttccaCATTTAACCACATCGATTACTTGTACCcaaattttcctttatatattatggatttTGTGCTATTCTTAAAACTTTCCCCAAATAATGATTACCTAACAACTTCATTTTTAGGGTGTTGATTGTATTTGTAGTTACATGACTGCATATATTTGACAAAACTCATTTAATTGTATATTAGAAATGAGTGACTTTTATTGTGTATAAATTATACAgcaaaaaaagtgattttaaaatttaaaaaaataagggtTTATTccatgtatatttgtgtgtgtgtgtgtgtgtgtgtgtgtatgtatacttAAACTGAAGGAGGAGTCAAGTTGAGATTGATTAGAAGAAGGGTGGGGAATGGGGAGCACATGAGTGAGGAGATGACGGTGGGAGGAAGTAGGATGATGTCTGTCCCCTGGCCATGCCTGAGGGACAGAGTTAGACATGTGAAGGGAACTAGAAGTTAAAGGAGCAATGATCACAAGGAATGCTGCTTCAGAGCCTTGGttaaaagggaaaacaaagaattagagaaaaatagaaatagacaaaaatacagatttttctttcctgatcctttACCCTGTCTTCTGTCCACTGAGGCCTCCACAGCTACTagcagaggacagaggagaataGAACAATGGTGacaaaaacaggaaattaaaTCCCTCTATACCGAGTTAGTGAGCAGCTTCTGTATTTATTGTTTCAGTTCAGGTGGCACAATACAATAACATAAGCTGTGTAGTGACATGGGGTCTGTGCTTTGGGATTTCCAGGGCAGCCGCAGACATGGGGAAGGAGGCCAGTAACTGGATTTTAGAGAGAGGTTTTGGGCTTCTGGACACCAGGGTGGAGGGATCCTCTAGGTAAAAGCTCAAGTTTTGCTGGGACCTCTCTGCCATTCAAAGAgctcagagggaagagaaggtcAGGGTCCACTTCAGCAGCAGCCTCCAGAGGACTGCCCGCTCCCCCCTCCGCAGCAGCTGGAGCCCCCCGAGGGCTGGCTGCAGCAGTCAGAGCTCTGGTGTCTGCGGCGGTGGGACCTGCGGCGCCTGTGGTGGCTCAGGCAGCAGCCACCACCCCCAGAGCTGCAGCAACCCCCAGAGCTACAGCAGCCCCCCGAGCTGGGGCCACAGCAGCCCCCAGAGCTGACACCACAGCAGGAAGAGACTGGAGGGCACTTTGGAGGACACTTTGGGGGGCATTTAGGGGTGGGGCACTTGGGAGGGTGCTGGCACTGCTGCTGGCTCTGCTGGCAGGACATCTTGGTGGGCAGGAGTTCAGGAGCTGAGGGAAAGTCAAACAGCAAGTCAGACCAAGCACATAAAGGCTACTCTTGCCCCTTCATGCCCGCTTAGCATCACTTATAATCATAGAAACATAATCTCCCGTAGTTCTACTACTTTTAGTGATCGTCGCATACTCTTGCCTCGTCGCTTTGGAACCTCAGTACAGCCTTGCAAGTCAGACAAGAACTTTCATCTGTTATACAAAGTAGTAAACTGAGACTCAGCAATATTACAAAACATGTCCAAGAGTCTGAAGTCTTGTAAGCAGACATAGAATTGATTCTAATCATACCCTCCAAATCTGAAATTGTCCAATTTTTAAGCCACTTAAGGGAATATTATTTCTTAAGGGAAAAATATGATAATCATTCTCTCTTGTCATAACTTCCAAGATGATTTTAATCTGGAAGGTCAGTATTGCAAAGGATCTTGGAGATTATCCACCTCAGTAAACTCACCTTATCAAAGAAGAGACTGATAAACCTCTCAGTTACTATAGACCTGGGACTTGGACACTGACCTCCTTATCTTAGTCCAGAGCTCAGTCTCCTCTCTCTACCTCCTCAAGCTGATGGGTTGGTATAGTGACTCTCAGACTTGCTGTGTCCTAATCAACATGGAAAGGTTGTAGACACATTCCCAGACCCATGGATACATGGGTTTAACAAGCCCAAAGGAGCCTAAGGTCTCTGTCCACACCGCACTTCTCCTTAGCTGACAGGGACAGGGCTATATTTTCAAAGGTGAACTCCCTCCTGAAATCTGTCAGAATGGCGCACAGTGTCTGTGCTTCAGTATCGCCGTCCTGAGCTCATCTCACTGCAGATCAACTCGTTTCCTCCAGAGCCCAAAGGCACAGCCACCAACTCTTCTACCTATGTCTCCAGTTGGTACCAGATCCCTCCCCACACCCTTCCCTCAGTTTTCCAGAACCCTCTTCCTTTGACACAGTGGCCTCCCTGATTCAAGGTATTGCCCTGCTTGCCCTCTCACTCTGGTCTGAGCATCCCTCTGTGGAAGGCCCTGCTCCCATTCCCAGCAGACACTTACTGGTGCACAAGCAGTGCAGGGCTCGTCAGCTCCTGAGGAGGGATTGAATGGAGGTGCTTTGGCCAC
Proteins encoded:
- the LOC100061012 gene encoding late cornified envelope protein 1F-like, whose amino-acid sequence is MSCQQSQQQCQHPPKCPTPKCPPKCPPKCPPVSSCCGVSSGGCCGPSSGGCCSSGGCCSSGGGGCCLSHHRRRRSHRRRHQSSDCCSQPSGGSSCCGGGSGQSSGGCC